Below is a window of Gemmatimonadales bacterium DNA.
ACGTCGGCGTCCGCCAGCCAGTTGCCGAGCGTCGCCGGCTCGGTGCCCCGGTAGCTCAGGATCACGACCCGGCCGCAGCGACTCTGCACGAGATACGCGGTCGAGAAGATGAACATGGCGTCCACCGTCTGCGCCACACGGACACAGGCGTTGTCCTCGAGCCCGACCCGGGACATGATCGTCGTCAGCGTCCCGATGTCGGAGTACGAGTAGCCGGCGGCGGTGGCGAGGACGTGCGCGACCGTGGCGTTTCGATCGGCCCGATCCTCCTGGTGCGCGGCGAGCAGGGCCGGCACGAGGTCGTCGTAGATGGGAAACGGGGGGCCGCAGGTCCCGCCCGTGAGTCGCTCGAGGTTCATCGGCTCCACCTCTCCCTTCGTCGGATGCTCGGCGTCGATTGCGGCATCCCGACCCGCCAGGGCGCCCGGGCGACCGACGGCCCGTCTCGCGCGGGCAGGACGGGTGCGGCGTCCGGGGACGCCAGGTGGAGCTGACGCCCCACCCGCCCGGGCTCGCTCTCCTCGCTCATCCTCTAAGAGTGATGGCCGGGCGCGCCGGGAGGAAGAGTCGCCGTCGGGTCCGAGCTCGCGAGTCGGCGCCCCCGGTACCACACCACGCCCTGGCGCGCGATGGATACCCCGCGCATACATAGTCCCAACCTCCGCAGTGGGTACGGTATGGGGCGCGAAAAGGCCGCCAGGCATGGTGCGCTGGTCACAGCCATCAAGAAGGCCCGCCGTGAGCTGAAGGCGACGTGGGCCGAGGCCCAGGAAGATGTGCGATGGGTGAACGCGGCGAACGGGACGGACGAGCTGGAAGCTGCGATCCGTGGCTTTCTGCGGAGCCACAGGGACCTTGTCGGCGCCGGCGAACGGCTAAAGAAGCACCTCGCACGGTTCCGCAGAGCCCACCGGCGGCCCGGCAAGGGGAGCGGCAGGGCGGCGGCTCCGTAGGCCACAGTCTTGCCGTGGCGATGCTGGCGCAGGCAAGCAGCGGGCGCCTGCGTCCCAAGCTCGTGACACAACCCGGACCGGAGGCCGGAAATGCGACCTGCGGAAGTCGCGGCGGCGTTCGTGGCGTGCATCAACGCCCACGATCTCGCCGGCCTGAGCGATCTGATGACCGACGATCACGTGTTCGTGGACGCGCTCGACAATCGGGGAGCCGGGCGTGATGCGGCGCGAGCCGGCTGGAAGCAGTACCTCGCCTTGGTCCCCGACTACTGGATCAAGGTCGATACCGCCCTCGAAGAACATGGAACCGTCGCCCTGTTCGGCAGGGCCGGCGGGACCTATGCCGGCAGCATCCCGAAGGATGAGTCCGGCCGATGGGAGGTGCCGGCTGCCTGGCTCGCAGGAGTCCGGGACGACCGGATTGCGATCTGGCGGGTGTACGCGGACAACTTGCCCATGCGCCGGCTGATGGGGCAGAAGGGCGTCGTGCGGGAGTGAGCTCGGCAGGTGCCGGGCGCCGGCCGATGGCCAGTTCCCGGGAACGGTGATACTATGGCCCCGATTCCTCCCGCGAGGCGCGACCCGTCCAGCAGGCGCGGCCGGCGGGCTCGCCACCTCGGCCCTGCTCACTGACGGAGGTCCCATGTCAGTCCCCGTCCTCGACGATCTCAAGCAAGTCGCGGTCGTCGCGTCGGGCTTCGCGCTGTTCGTTCCGCCGGTCACGCTTGCGGCGATCATGGCCATCATCGCCGCGTACGCGATCGTGTCGGGCCTCGCGCTGATCGTGGGAGCGTTCAGGCTCCGCTCGCTCGCGCAGGCCTGAACATGGACAGGACGGGCGCCGAGAAACAGCGGGTCTGTCAGGTCTGCGGCAGCGATCGGGCTGCCGATCTGCACCGCGGCATACTGGCGGGCCCGGCCGTGGCGGAAGCCATCCACCGGGCGACCGGGAAATGGTCGGACGACGGCTGGATCTGCACGGACGATCTCAACAAGTATCGGCACCGGTACATCGAGTCGCTCCTCGAGGCGGAGCGTGGAGAGTTGACGGCTCTGGACCGGGAGGTGCTGGCGAGCATCAGGCGGCAGGAGCTTCTGGCAAAGAACCCCGAGGCGGAGTTGCAGAGCACCCTGACCATGGGGCAGCGAGTCGCGGACCGCGTGGCGGGGTTTGGCGGCAGCTGGACGTTTCTGGGCATGTTTGCGTTGGTCCTGCTGCTGTGGATCGGCGTCAATTCCGTCCTCTTGATTCGTCACCCGTTCGATCCCTACCCGTACATCCTGTTGAACCTCGTGCTGTCGGTGCTGGCGGCGATCCAGGCTCCCGTGATCATGATGAGCCAGGGTCGGCAGGAGGCACGGGACCGCCTGCATGCGAGGCACGACTACCAGCTGAACCTCAAGGCCGAACTCGAGATCCGCAGTCTTCACCAGAAGGTCGATCATCTGCTGTCTCACCAGTTCGAGCGATTGGTGGAGATCCAGGAAATGCAGATGGAGTTGTTGACGCGAAGTGCGGCGCCGGGCGAACCCAGCGAGGACGCCTGACTGGCACGCGCTGGCGAAGAACCCGGTGGATCGTGCCGTCGCCGTGAGGCCGGCGCCGGCGCCCGGACTCGCCTCCCGAGGTGACGCCACATGAAGAGAGCCAAGCGCATTCTGGTGGGACTGAAGACGCTCGATTCCACGGACGGGCTCGTGGATCTGGCCTGCCGCGTGGGCGCCAGGGGAGCCTCTCTGTGCCTTGTCCACGTTATCGAGCTGCCCGAGATCACGCCCCTCGACGCGGACGTGCCCGAGCTGGACCGTGCGGCCGCGAGAATTGTCGCCAAGGGCAAACGCGCCGCGCGTCGCGGCAAGATGAAGGCCAGCGCCGTCGTGCTCAGGGCTCGCGATACCGCCTCGGCTCTGCTCGACGAGATGAAGCAGAGGAAGATCGACCTGGCGGTGCTCGGCTATCACCATCGGCGCACGCTGGGTGAGCTCGTCCTCGGAACGACGGCGCGACACCTCGCACAGAAGGCGCCGTGCCACGTCGTACTCAGTATTCCGCCGCGACAATGACGCCCTACGTGCGCGTGAAAGACCACCCTCGTCGGGTCGCGATTTCGCTGGCGGCAAGCGCTCGGGCTCCGGCCTTAGGAGCGCACATGCTGCGGATTGAGCGAATCCTCTGTCCTGTCGATTTCTCCGACGCATCGGCGGGCGCGTATGGCTCCGCCCAGTCGCTGGCTCGGCGGTACCAGGCAAGGTTGATCGTGCAGCACGTAGTCGAATTCAACCCTCCGCACTTCGACTACTATGCTCCCGCGACGTACCTGGTCGAGCTCTACCAGAGCATCCGCGATGATGATCGAAAGAAGTTGCTGGACTTCGTGAGCTCGCATCCGAGCGACGGCGTTCAGCCTGAATGTCTCGTGTCCGACGGCGGGGTCATCACGGACGCGATTCTCTCCGTGGCAAGAGAGCAGAAGGTGGACCTCATCGTCATGGGGACGCACGGCGCCAGGGGTGCTGACCGTGACGCACTGGGGTCGGTGGCGGACAAGGTGTTGCGGAAAGCACGGTGCCCGGTCCTGGTGAGCCATAAGCGCGAGCGGGATGCCGCAGGGCCGCAGGGCGTACAGGAATCGATTGAGTTGCGACGGGTCGTCTTCTGCACGGACTTTTCCGACCCAGCGCAACGGGCCTTGGGGTATGCCCTCTCGGTAGCGGCCGAGTACGACGCTGAGATCACCCTGCTCCACGTTCTGGAGGACGTGCCAAGCTCAGCCGAGACGGAGACTGCACTCGCGACGGCGACCCGGCGACTCGAAGGACTGATTCCGCCGGAGGCGGGCACAGCCGCCAGGATCAAGACCGCCGTGCGCGTCGGCAGAGCCTACGAGCAGATCATCCAACAGGCCTCAGCGACTCAGGCCGACCTCGTCATCATGGCCGTGCGGGGGCGCAACCTCCTGGATCTGGCGCTGTTCGGTTCGACCACGTATCGCGTGATCCAGCTGGGATCGTGCTCGGTGCTCGCCGTGCACGGTTGAGGGCGCCGCAAGGGCGGCCTGACGCTGCCCTCGTATCTCCCGCCCGCGCCGACGGCGCTCACGGCGATGGCGAAGACGCCGGAGGAGTCGTCGAGCGCCCTGCGTAGGCTCGCTCGCTGCGCGCCTTCGTGTCGCGGAGCAGGGCCGTCGTCCGCTGCAGCAGCTCGCCCATCACCTTGCTGCGCAGGTTCAGCAGTCCGCCACTCGGCAGGTTGTCGAAGTGCAGGCGGCGGAACAGGACGAGGAAGATGCCCCCCGGCTCCGCTGCCTGGTCTCCCGTCTGATCCACAACCGCGGTCAGGTCGAGGGCTCCGTCCAGGAAATGCGCGGCGTAGAGCAGCTTCGACGCGACGAGCGTGGTGCCCGGCAGCTCGGGCGGAGCGTACACGACCTCGTGCGTGATCGTGACCGTCGGCTTGAGGCCGGGCAGATCGTCCTCCGCCCAGAACATCACCTCGGAGAGGTTCGCGGGCCGGCCTTGCGGATAGGCCACGAGGTACCGCTCGAGCGATGGTGCGCGATACAGATAGGGCGAACGCGCGAGCATCGCCTGAAACACCTGAGCCGCCGCGGCGCGGGATTGCTGGTCCTCGTACACGATGAGCGCGGAGTCGCCGCGTGCGCGGTAGGCCGTGACGTATTCGACCATGCGCTCGCGAAAGTACGCCGTGACGATCGAATCCGCCGCCAGCGACCCGAAATCGACCGTCGCGCGGAGGTGGGCGATGACCTGCGCCGAGAGTTTCACCTTGCAGGAGCCGGCGCGACAATGCGCCAGGTCCTGCGCATCTTCGCGCGGCAGTGAGAGCCCCGCGACGTCGGACACGGTCGGCGGATCCGAGAACAGCCCGAACGCGATCCGCGACGGGTCGCGAAGCGACGACGGGAAGGCGGCAGCGAGCCTGACGTAGAAGGATCGCGGCACGCCGACGCGCACGATGCCGAACAGCGCGATCTCGCGTTCGTCGGAGGTCGCGAGCACCTTCGCAACCGGCTGCCCGGCGGTGACAGCCGCCACGTCACGCCGATCCAGCGCGATCGTCTGCTGCAGGAACTCGGCGAGCGCGGGTGGGAGGCCTTGCGCCCCCCCGCACTCGGGCAGCGTCGTCACCGCAATCGTGACCCAGGCCAGGACACGGAGCTGCAATGACGCCGGCCAGCCGGCCGTGCGGGTCATGCGCCGTCCTTTCGACGCTGGTGGAACGCGCGACATCATATCGCCGCCACTGAC
It encodes the following:
- a CDS encoding nuclear transport factor 2 family protein; this translates as MRPAEVAAAFVACINAHDLAGLSDLMTDDHVFVDALDNRGAGRDAARAGWKQYLALVPDYWIKVDTALEEHGTVALFGRAGGTYAGSIPKDESGRWEVPAAWLAGVRDDRIAIWRVYADNLPMRRLMGQKGVVRE
- a CDS encoding DUF308 domain-containing protein, coding for MSVPVLDDLKQVAVVASGFALFVPPVTLAAIMAIIAAYAIVSGLALIVGAFRLRSLAQA
- a CDS encoding DUF1003 domain-containing protein, translating into MDRTGAEKQRVCQVCGSDRAADLHRGILAGPAVAEAIHRATGKWSDDGWICTDDLNKYRHRYIESLLEAERGELTALDREVLASIRRQELLAKNPEAELQSTLTMGQRVADRVAGFGGSWTFLGMFALVLLLWIGVNSVLLIRHPFDPYPYILLNLVLSVLAAIQAPVIMMSQGRQEARDRLHARHDYQLNLKAELEIRSLHQKVDHLLSHQFERLVEIQEMQMELLTRSAAPGEPSEDA
- a CDS encoding universal stress protein, whose product is MKRAKRILVGLKTLDSTDGLVDLACRVGARGASLCLVHVIELPEITPLDADVPELDRAAARIVAKGKRAARRGKMKASAVVLRARDTASALLDEMKQRKIDLAVLGYHHRRTLGELVLGTTARHLAQKAPCHVVLSIPPRQ
- a CDS encoding universal stress protein produces the protein MLRIERILCPVDFSDASAGAYGSAQSLARRYQARLIVQHVVEFNPPHFDYYAPATYLVELYQSIRDDDRKKLLDFVSSHPSDGVQPECLVSDGGVITDAILSVAREQKVDLIVMGTHGARGADRDALGSVADKVLRKARCPVLVSHKRERDAAGPQGVQESIELRRVVFCTDFSDPAQRALGYALSVAAEYDAEITLLHVLEDVPSSAETETALATATRRLEGLIPPEAGTAARIKTAVRVGRAYEQIIQQASATQADLVIMAVRGRNLLDLALFGSTTYRVIQLGSCSVLAVHG